CCCAGAGTCGTACCGTATGGCGTACTTGTCCCCGCCGCGTTGTCGTAGGTGATGACGACATCTTCCGGATTGCCGCTAGCACCTTTGATGATGACAGTTGGTTTATCCGGCCACACATTGAGGAGTTCACGATAGAGGCCCGATTTCACCAAGATGGTTACCGGTGTTGGCGAGTGGCTGGGCACAGCGCCGATGGCATGCTGGATGCTGCTAAAATTACCACTGCCGTCCAAAGCGACAACCATCGTGTCACCCACTTCCGGGGGTGCAGTCGGTTCCCCGCCGCCGATCTCCGCCTGAGGGCCGGCACCGTTGCTGACGATGGTAGGGACTTCATTAGCGGAATCAAGCTTATAATCGTAAAACTCCTGTGGAGCAAACGCCTCTCCCTGCGCCTCACGTAAGCCCCGTGAGTTGGTGACAACATTGCCGCGGGAGACCAATTCCGCCTCAGGACTGTGTAAGTAAGGGTCCGTCACAGAATCAAAGTAGCTGTTTTCCAACACCATCTTCGTCTTTCCTCGTGCCCAAGTCCCATAGCCGGAGATATTTTGCATGTAATTGTTATAAAAGTGGGCGTGGGAGAGATTATCGGCGCTGGGATTGCGCTCGTGGGTATTGCGGAACCAGTTGTGGTGCAGGGTTAGCTTCGCTGTGACGTTGTCCGTCCAGCCGATGCCCATCACTTTGGTGTGATCGGCAAAAACATTCCAGGAGATGGTTACATAGCTGGTATCCTTACGGCTATCGATCATGCCATCGCCCAGACGCTCAAAGCGGTTGTGATCGATCCAGACATGATGAGCGCCATCCATACGGATACCGTCATTGTCGTTCTCCTTGCCGTTCCAGTCCCCAGGAACATAGGAGTCGCGGAAGGTGAGATTGCGAATGATGATGTTATGTGTGCCGTTGAGAAAAAAACCTCCCTGCACAATCGCTGCCTGATCACCCAATCCAATGATCGTTTTGTTGGAAGCGACTCGGATCATCGTCCCTTTGGGCTCCACCACAATCGACCCATCCACCTGGATGACGACGGGTTCATCCGCTTCAGCGTATGTGCGCAACTCCTCAAAAGTGGTAACGGTGACGGTTTGACCGCCTGCTCCTCCGGTGGTACCTTCCAGCCCCAGCGCAGCTACCGAGGCAAAACCGTCGGGTGTGTCGGACCACGCACTTGCGGCACTTGCCTGTCCGCTACCGTTCCAATAGGCCGCCGCTGGCAGAAGACCAAAAAGCACCACAAGCGGTAGCATCAAGATCCGTCGCCATGAAAACAATGCCAAACTCTTGTGCCCCGATTGCTTAGTCCGCCACTGTCGCACCGTTGCGTCCGGGTGTTGCTCCAAGCCTTGGCGGACCGTGAACCGACGTAAGAGAACCCGAATCAAAGCGCGAACGTTTTTCACCTGGATCTCACCCCTGATCGGTCTTATTCGGTTGTCTGCATAACCTTCCGATTGATCCTTGTTGAGAACCTCCCTTTTTCATGATAAACTCTGTTCTCATCGTAATCCCTCTCACTCCATACTGTATATAATCATGACGACACATCGCCGACGGGGCAAGGCTTTACCACGATCGACCTAAGAATATGATCATGGTTGTAATCGCTTTCATTTCTATACTTTCACCCCGGTTGTTTCCCGTAGCGCATGCGGTATTGTCCCGGTGTCATTCCTTCACTTTTGCGGAACGAGCGAATAAAGTTTTGCGGGTTGTTGTAGCGCAATTTTTCGGCGATCTCCTTAATTGTCATCGATGTTTCGGTCAGCCATTTTTTGGCTGTCTGCAGGCGGTACTGGGCCAAATATTCACGAAAGGTCGTGCCTGTCTCTTTTTTAAATACGCTGCTTAAATAATTGGCATTGTAATGAAGCTTGTCCGCACATTGTTCAAGGGTGATATCTTGATCATAATTCCGATGAACAATATCGATCATAGCATCCGATAGATTTTGATATTGGGATTCCCGCCGATCCCGCAATATCCGAATAAGCGGTCGTAAGATCCTTTTTAAAAACCACTTTTCAATCTCCCGTGGCTTATGCATGGCGACCAATTGTTCATATAAGGAAGTGGATTCCTCGTTGATTTGATAGTGGGAGACCCCCATCTCCTGCATCCCCATGATAAACTCATGTAACAGCCGTACCAGCGCCATTTGATAGTCTTGAAAAGAAGGCTCTTCCGTTGTAAGCTTGGACAGCAACTGTTTCAAGAGATCCTCCGCTTGGGCCTCATCGGCGTTGGATACCGCTTCCAGCAAATCCTGAGCCAGATGGGCGGGATAAATATGCTGCATCACTTTTTTATCATGATGTTCCGGGTGGTAATGAATGATGACACTTTCATCCGCTTGTACTCTCCACTTCAACGATTCCACACTTTGACGATAAGCCGTATCCACATGGATCCATTGTTTAAAGGGTTGGCTAATGCCGATGCTGGCCTTCAGATTTAAGCTTTTTAGGATGTTTCCCTGAATCGTCTCACATATTTTATAGATATCATCTTCAAAGCGCTCCGCCGCTGAAACGTCACTACCGATCACTAGTGCCAAGGTTTGATCGTCGATGACGGGAACGAGGCGATTTTCACGCGGGACCGTCTCCTCCACCACATTTCCCACTGCAAACAGCAGCAATGCGAGATCCCGATCAGAAAACCGTTCATGGTCACCGGAATCAAGCTGAAGTGAAATAATCGAATGATGTTTCCAACGAGCGGTATACGGGGAAAAGCCGAGGGTTGACAGCTTTTCGGCGATTTCGTCGCTCTTCACTCTGCCTTGCAGTAATTTGCTCATAAAGAAGCTTTGCAGTTGCGGTAGGTGTTTCTGCACCTTTTGTTCCAGTTGTGATTGCGATAGAAATAGATCGGACATCTGCTCATTGATCAGTTGAAATTCGTTTTGTTTGGTTTCCTTCGCCAGCGGCATCCGTTCTTGAATCGTATGCATCAACTTCTGAATCGGCCGATACATGCGTCGCGATCCAAACCAGATGACGAGAAAGGAAATGCCGACGATCACCACACACAGGGTGAAGGAAAAAAGTCCGATCTGTTTGGAATCCACCGTCAATTCATCGATCGATACCAGCGAAATATAAATCCAATCATTAAATGGGGAACGCTGAAAGGTGACGGTAAAAGGCTTTTCATCGATGTTAACCTGAAACTGTCCGCTTTCCTTCTCTTCCCCCATTTCTAAATTTTTGACGTACTCTTTGTCGCGAAAAGAAGTACCCACAAGGGAATCGTCTTCATGTAAAATCACACGATAATCCTGGTCCAAAATGATAACCTTTTCAAAATCATTCTGGGCGCTTAACATCTCTTTTAGTTCACAGGTGGGGATATCAACTAAAAATAATCCATATTTATCAGTGCCCCGTACCGGTAGCTTCTTTACCAAACTAACCGTATAATCGCAGGAATGGGTTGCGTTTTCCCTGCTCGCTTTTACAATCCAGGCAGATGGATATGGTTTGTCTAAATAGGATAGCAGCGCCTCTCGCTCCGGGTATTCCCCTAAGCGGGATACCCCTTCATTTTGCAACACCCAATCTTTGCGCGCATTTACCATCGTCACATCGCTCACACGGGTATCAAAGGATTGCAGATGGGCCAGCTCTTTCCGCAAATCCCGATAAAGCCTAAACTGATATTCGTTCAAAGACTCTTGTAAGGCTTGATTGATCAACGTTGAATCGGAAATGTGGTTTAAGGTATGATCCACCGTCTTCAAGGTTTGTTCCAAGTTGCTACGAACCTGTTGGATGGTTTGAACCTTATCCTTTTGCACATATTCTTGGATCATATTGGAAGATTTAATATAAGAAAAAAAACCTAATACAATCACGGGAACCATGCTGACCAAACAACCGTAGAGGATCATCTTCTTAAAGAAGTTCAACGAATGTACGATTTTCAGCATCGTTCTCCTCCCCTTTTTCTATCCATTAAGATTCGATTTTTTGCACCGTTCTCCTCCTCCTTCAGCTATTGGTATTTGTCGCCATCAGCCGTTTACACCCGATCGATAATTGGCTGTATCCAGTATGATGAATTTCTATCAAGATGAAAAAAGGGACGGACATGAAATGCCCGCCGCCCTATACTGGTAAGTGCCTGCCTCAATCCGCTCCGGTGTCTTTTGCTGAGTGGCAAGCAGTAATTATTAAGTGAGATACCGTAGTCGGGATCACTCCCTCAGCTGAGCCCCTCCGTCTTCACTTTCAACCGCTCCATCTCGATACAGGCCATGATAAAAGCGGATACCGTCTTAGGATCATTTTGCCGGGTAGGTTCATTGACATAATATTCGTAGGAACCGTCGCGATAGGGATTTCCGCCTAACCCGGCGCCGCCGTTGCCGCGGTGAAGGTGAGTCGCCTCTTGTTCATCCACTTCCACA
This sequence is a window from Desmospora activa DSM 45169. Protein-coding genes within it:
- a CDS encoding pectinesterase family protein, whose translation is MKNVRALIRVLLRRFTVRQGLEQHPDATVRQWRTKQSGHKSLALFSWRRILMLPLVVLFGLLPAAAYWNGSGQASAASAWSDTPDGFASVAALGLEGTTGGAGGQTVTVTTFEELRTYAEADEPVVIQVDGSIVVEPKGTMIRVASNKTIIGLGDQAAIVQGGFFLNGTHNIIIRNLTFRDSYVPGDWNGKENDNDGIRMDGAHHVWIDHNRFERLGDGMIDSRKDTSYVTISWNVFADHTKVMGIGWTDNVTAKLTLHHNWFRNTHERNPSADNLSHAHFYNNYMQNISGYGTWARGKTKMVLENSYFDSVTDPYLHSPEAELVSRGNVVTNSRGLREAQGEAFAPQEFYDYKLDSANEVPTIVSNGAGPQAEIGGGEPTAPPEVGDTMVVALDGSGNFSSIQHAIGAVPSHSPTPVTILVKSGLYRELLNVWPDKPTVIIKGASGNPEDVVITYDNAAGTSTPYGTTLGTSRSATANIYANDFRAEGVTFANDFDEKKHADQPGHQAVAVRTVGDRAVFEETRFIGNQDTLLLDTPSKDKISRSYLRNCYVEGDVDFIFGRGTAVFDHCQIHALARDGATPGGYVTAASTSLSNPYGFLFTHSRFTSNALTGSYYLGRPWHPSGDPEAVAQVLIRNSWLDDHIRDAPWTDMSGWPWQEARFAEYNNRGPGAGNGPDRPQMEPREASQFTPRHYLAGDDGWAPYRK
- a CDS encoding AraC family transcriptional regulator, with protein sequence MLKIVHSLNFFKKMILYGCLVSMVPVIVLGFFSYIKSSNMIQEYVQKDKVQTIQQVRSNLEQTLKTVDHTLNHISDSTLINQALQESLNEYQFRLYRDLRKELAHLQSFDTRVSDVTMVNARKDWVLQNEGVSRLGEYPEREALLSYLDKPYPSAWIVKASRENATHSCDYTVSLVKKLPVRGTDKYGLFLVDIPTCELKEMLSAQNDFEKVIILDQDYRVILHEDDSLVGTSFRDKEYVKNLEMGEEKESGQFQVNIDEKPFTVTFQRSPFNDWIYISLVSIDELTVDSKQIGLFSFTLCVVIVGISFLVIWFGSRRMYRPIQKLMHTIQERMPLAKETKQNEFQLINEQMSDLFLSQSQLEQKVQKHLPQLQSFFMSKLLQGRVKSDEIAEKLSTLGFSPYTARWKHHSIISLQLDSGDHERFSDRDLALLLFAVGNVVEETVPRENRLVPVIDDQTLALVIGSDVSAAERFEDDIYKICETIQGNILKSLNLKASIGISQPFKQWIHVDTAYRQSVESLKWRVQADESVIIHYHPEHHDKKVMQHIYPAHLAQDLLEAVSNADEAQAEDLLKQLLSKLTTEEPSFQDYQMALVRLLHEFIMGMQEMGVSHYQINEESTSLYEQLVAMHKPREIEKWFLKRILRPLIRILRDRRESQYQNLSDAMIDIVHRNYDQDITLEQCADKLHYNANYLSSVFKKETGTTFREYLAQYRLQTAKKWLTETSMTIKEIAEKLRYNNPQNFIRSFRKSEGMTPGQYRMRYGKQPG